In one window of Episyrphus balteatus chromosome 3, idEpiBalt1.1, whole genome shotgun sequence DNA:
- the LOC129913306 gene encoding uncharacterized protein LOC129913306, translated as MNREIVCHILDVLKTSTDKNVILKGLVKLRTDLVKDRDGIVLFHQCNGIPPMVRFLNKPHEQILEVVLSILGNCCTNADCCKEALDNKIAIPLATILKSIPNTLIQCRACRLLGNLAKVGSSKLLSTHCPAIASAVCQIIEESDDVQTQIMCFRACRFLVVEEHFLRHFLVSDGFTLVLKTLVGVMKNKEIPEPVIELPQKTGGLKKNQHREKYFEEVARNLEGPRSDIFDHATLKNSKICMDYIMPEEKANIELASEILKCLLIISEINLNYQAWEVVNRSNSLAAVVFFASEDNPYRATALKILSNFSKSLGAIHALGAADAIVAACELLVCRNMAKPLSASEIRHCINVICMLSGDACNRSKIRRSGAIGKLLDMARTSKSHTEISSILYVLNNFQYDNISMDLMLREGLIGILISELGAYLHSDDDYRKRKREERRNTTKKRKLPENSCESVCKTQKLRDESVYDFDSPCSSPRSTVTPSSPCSSRGMSPVGGGFKATSEMDSESETYSPVCSDDEGIDDDENIKTDPHDSDIMKLLDIACKSEINLEDNVLDKEDDEDESQDVPPLKLPKTGNSTIDIIENLIYRVTLLINKGGELSKPETLYTLIEAINIFGLNNCFCGSLTNILSESQFFAQIIKLGVAHQLFQMTKIDELKTGGFGFLETLTNVGETNYGKGELLRLLRSDDASHKRAAIAVGFIIKNHRILYHLLTDGTVLFTLINMILTGDSEFTQEAADALTAMSQTTLDIAIPDSDKESFDCDKIFDETKPFMQSYDSDMKFIVHDNNEEVSVGFNKKLLSDVSEVFNSMLNSDFREGNEGEIHLKAYSASGLRYFLNLIELRSLNKPPNIPPVEKYKSAIEAFELSRVYIIPELEKILFSIMVYLLDESNCQSVLEWSMKNYHAELTEIAINFYLCSNIPTQNKVKLFRKADFSMYSNEWNQMITDAVLVRCKDTPYYDLTMQ; from the exons GGTTTTAAGTATTTTGGGGAATTGTTGTACAAATGCAGATTGTTGCAAGGAG GCTTTAGACAATAAGATTGCTATTCCATTGGCAACGATTCTTAAAAGTATCCCAAAcacattgattcaatgtagagcTTGTAGACTTTTAGGAAATCTTGCCAAAGTCGGTAGCTCCAAATTGCTTTCTACTCATTGTCCAGCTATAGCTTCGGCTGTCTGTCAAATCATTGAAGAGAGCGACGATGTTCAGACACAGATTATGTGCTTCCGAGCATGTCGTTTCCTTGTTGTCGAGGAACATTTCTTGAGACACTTTCTGGTCTCAGATGGCTTCACTCTTGTCTTAAAGACACTAGTCGGAGtgatgaaaaacaaagaaatccCAGAGCCAGTTATAGAACTGCCTCAAAAGACAGGTGGTCTAAAGAAGAACCAACACCGTGAGAAGTACTTTGAGGAAGTTGCTCGTAATTTGGAAGGACCTCGAAGTGATATCTTCGATCATGCAACTCTGAAGAACTCTAAAATCTGCATGGACTATATAATGCCTGAGGAAAAGGCAAACATTGAATTGGCTAGTGAGATTTTGAAATGCcttctcatcatttcagaaaTCAATTTGAATTATCAAGCTTGGGAG GTTGTCAATAGGAGCAATAGTCTTGCTGCGGTGGTATTCTTTGCTTCGGAGGATAATCCATATCGAGCAACAGCTTTGAAGATTTTATCGAATTTTTCAAAGAGTTTGGGTGCGATACATGCTTTGGGTGCTGCTGATGCTATTGTTGCTGCATGTGAGTTGCTTGTTTGCAGGAATATGG CTAAACCACTTTCTGCAAGTGAAATAAGACATTGCATCAATGTGATTTGTATGTTGTCAGGAGATGCATGCAATCGATCGAAAATTCGTAGGTCAGGAGCAATTGGTAAACTATTGGATATGGCGAGGACTTCAAAGTCACATACTGAGATTTCTTCG atccTTTATGTTCTCAATAACTTTCAATATGATAACATTAGCATGGATTTGATGTTACGTGAAGGATTAATTGGAATATTGATTAGCGAATTGGGTGCTTATTTGCATAGTGATGATGATTACCGGAAGAGAAAACGAGAGGAGAGAAGAAATACGACGAAGAAGAGGAAACTACCGGAAAATTCTTGCGAATCTGTATGTAAG acCCAAAAACTTCGCGATGAATCCGTATATGACTTCGACTCACCATGTAGTTCACCCCGTTCCACTGTTACACCTTCCAGTCCTTGCAGTTCAAGGGGTATGTCACCAGTTGGTGGTGGTTTTAAAGCAACCTCAG AAATGGATTCTGAGTCTGAAACATACTCACCCGTCTGTAGCGATGACGAAGGCATCGATGATGATGAAAACATTAAGACTGATCCACATGATTCTGATATAATGAAACTGTTGGACATAGCTTGTAAGTCAGAAATAAATTTAGAAGATAATGTCTTAGACAAAGAAGATGATGAAGATGAAAGTCAAG ATGTCCCACCCCTCAAGTTGCCAAAAACAGGAAATAGCACAATAGATATTATCGAGAACCTTATTTACCGAGTGacattattaattaataaaggTGGTGAGCTTAGCAAACCCGAAACTTTATACACCCTCATAGAAGCTATCAATATATTTGGACTTAATAATTGTTTTTGCGGATCATTAACGAATATTTTGTC TGAAAGCCAGTTCTTTGCTCAAATAATTAAACTTGGTGTGGCTCATCAACTCTTCCAAATGACTAAAATCGatgaa CTTAAAACTGGAGGCTTTGGATTTTTAGAAACCCTGACGAATGTTGGAGAAACAAACTATGGCAAAGGCGAACTCTTGCGTTTGCTGCGTTCGGATGATGCCAGTCATAAAAGAGCTGCCATTGCGGTtggatttataataaaaaaccaTCGAATTCTCTATCATTTACTTACCGACGGTACTGTACTCTTTACGCTTATCAATATGATTCTAACCGGAGATAGTGAATTCACTCAAGAAGCAGCGGATGCTTTAACAGCAATGAGCCAAACTACCCTTGATATAGCCATACCAGACAGTGACAAAGAATCATTCGATTGTGATAAAATCTTTGACGAAACCAAACCATTTATGCAATCATATGATTCTGACATGAAATTCATTGTTCACGATAACAATGAAGAGGTTTCggtgggctttaataaaaaactCCTGTCGGACGTGAGTGAAGTCTTCAATTCAATGTTGAACAGTGACTTCCGTGAAGGCAATGAAGGAGAGATTCATTTGAAAGCTTACTCTGCCAGTGGTCTGCGATATTTCCTCAATCTCATCGAACTACGTTCCCTTAACAAACCTCCCAACATTCCACCTGTAGAAAAGTACAAATCTGCCATCGAAGCATTTGAACTCTCTCGGGTGTATATTATTCCTGAGCTAGAGAAAATTCTATTTAGCATAATGGTTTATCTGTTGGACGAATCGAATTGCCAAAGTGTCCTTGAATGGTCAATGAAGAATTATCATGCCGAACTAACTGAAATTGCCATTAACTTTTATTTGTGCTCAAATATTCCCACACAGAATAAGGTTAAGTTATTTAGAAAAGCTGACTTTTCCATGTATTCGAATGAATGGAATCAAATGATTACGGATGCGGTGCTGGTACGATGCAAGGATACTCCATATTACGACTTAACAATGCAGTAA